A single genomic interval of Vulpes lagopus strain Blue_001 chromosome 19, ASM1834538v1, whole genome shotgun sequence harbors:
- the RPL15 gene encoding 60S ribosomal protein L15, translating to MGAYKYIQELWRKKQSDVMRFLLRVRCWQYRQLSALHRAPRPTRPDKARRLGYKAKQGYVIYRIRVRRGGRKRPVPKGATYGKPVHHGVNQLKFARSLQSVAEERAGRHCGALRVLNSYWVGEDSTYKFFEVILIDPFHKAIRRNPDTQWITKPVHKHREMRGLTSAGRKSRGLGKGHKFHHTIGGSRRAAWRRRNTLQLHRYR from the exons ATGGGTGCGTACAAGTACATCCAGGAGCTATGGAGGAAGAAGCAGTCCGATGTCATGCGCTTTCTTCTCAGGGTGCGCTGCTGGCAGTACCGCCAGCTCTCTGCGCTCCACAGGGCCCCCCGCCCAACCCGGCCCGATAAAGCGCGCAGACTGGGCTACAAGGCCAAGCAAG GTTATGTCATATATCGGATTCGTGTGCGTCGTGGTGGCCGCAAACGCCCAGTTCCTAAGGGTGCTACCTATGGCAAGCCTGTCCATCATGGTGTTAACCAGCTAAAGTTTGCCCGAAGCCTTCAGTCTGTTGCAGAG GAGCGAGCTGGACGCCACTGTGGAGCTCTGAGAGTCTTGAATTCTTATTGGGTTGGCGaagattccacatacaaattCTTTGAGGTTATCCTCATTGATCCATTCCATAAAGCTATCAGAAGAAATCCTGACACCCAGTGGATCACCAAACCAGTCCACAAACACAGGGAGATGCGAGGGCTGACCTCTGCAGGCCGCAAGAGTCGTGGCCTTGGGAAGGGTCACAAGTTCCACCACACTATTGGTGGTTCTCGCCGTGCGGCTTGGAGAAGACGCAATACTCTCCAGCTCCACCGTTACCGCTAA